Proteins encoded by one window of Rubrobacter indicoceani:
- the folP gene encoding dihydropteroate synthase, which yields MTESTSLVLDTGRSRIDFSEKVAVMAILNATPDSFFDRGRYYGDEKGVERAKELLAAGADIVDIGGVKAAAGKPLPPERETARVMPLLTEVRRITDVPISIDTFLPEVARATLAAGADIINDISGLRDPRLIEEVARADAHLMIMHIAGPPRVWRDFRSYRDVTGEVVEFLADRVERAVAGGVKREKIIVDPGLDFDKDTPYSLELLRNLPELKRLGLPVLVAASRKDFIGEALGGLPPAERMAGTAAAIAFSIVKGANVLRVHDVEFMGQVVRMMEAMTGMGRFSPDEIWSWWEPMRASILRGPPDYGS from the coding sequence ATGACCGAAAGCACCAGCCTTGTTCTCGACACCGGACGCAGCCGGATAGATTTCTCCGAGAAGGTCGCCGTTATGGCGATCCTCAACGCGACCCCCGATTCTTTTTTCGACCGGGGCAGGTACTACGGCGACGAAAAGGGCGTCGAACGGGCAAAAGAGCTCCTCGCCGCCGGGGCGGACATCGTAGATATCGGCGGAGTGAAGGCCGCCGCCGGGAAGCCCCTGCCACCGGAGAGAGAGACCGCGCGGGTGATGCCGCTTCTCACGGAGGTGCGGCGGATAACGGACGTTCCCATCTCGATAGACACCTTTCTCCCCGAGGTCGCCCGCGCGACGCTCGCCGCCGGGGCGGACATCATCAACGACATCTCCGGGCTGCGTGATCCGCGCCTAATAGAAGAAGTCGCCCGGGCCGATGCGCACCTCATGATCATGCACATCGCCGGGCCGCCCCGCGTCTGGCGCGACTTCCGAAGCTACAGGGACGTTACCGGGGAGGTCGTGGAGTTTCTTGCAGACCGCGTGGAGCGGGCGGTCGCCGGCGGGGTGAAACGGGAGAAGATCATCGTAGACCCCGGCCTCGACTTCGACAAGGACACGCCGTATTCGCTCGAGCTTCTGCGGAACCTGCCGGAGCTGAAGCGGCTCGGGTTGCCGGTTCTTGTCGCGGCCAGCCGCAAGGACTTTATCGGGGAGGCTCTGGGCGGATTGCCGCCCGCCGAGCGGATGGCCGGTACGGCGGCCGCGATAGCGTTCTCGATCGTGAAGGGAGCTAACGTCCTGCGCGTACACGACGTGGAGTTCATGGGGCAGGTGGTCCGGATGATGGAGGCGATGACCGGGATGGGAAGGTTCTCGCCGGACGAGATCTGGAGCTGGTGGGAGCCGATGCGGGCGAGCATCCTGCGCGGTCCGCCCGACTACGGGTCGTAG
- a CDS encoding mechanosensitive ion channel family protein — protein sequence MGELLSTLIQYVPRVLGALAIVVVGLLIAVLARRGATFMLRRFNFDELCRRVGITRLLGEDSRRTPTGFVGQIVFYGVVVFAVLAALGPLGLDFLASTLNQVVLYAPKVVAAILILILGTSAAGLVSEMLGRWLTGAGVGSANGIKSFVRFAMIFLVAILAASVLEIDVTILIVVTIIGLGGVALTAALAIGLGLRGLSSNIAAGRYISEGIEEGDEIRIGELSGVVEEVGHAMTKLRDDNGRLHLVPNSHFLENVVEKAEATP from the coding sequence ATGGGCGAATTGTTATCCACCCTGATCCAGTACGTGCCGCGCGTCCTCGGCGCGCTTGCGATAGTCGTTGTCGGGCTACTGATAGCGGTGCTTGCCCGACGCGGGGCGACCTTTATGCTTCGGCGGTTCAACTTCGACGAACTCTGTCGCAGGGTCGGCATAACCCGGCTGCTCGGCGAGGATTCCCGGCGCACCCCGACCGGGTTTGTCGGGCAGATAGTGTTCTACGGCGTGGTTGTCTTTGCGGTGCTGGCCGCGCTCGGGCCGCTCGGGCTGGACTTCCTCGCCTCGACGCTGAACCAGGTTGTTCTCTACGCTCCGAAGGTTGTGGCGGCCATCCTTATCCTTATCCTCGGGACCTCGGCGGCGGGGCTCGTCTCGGAGATGCTCGGCCGCTGGCTGACCGGCGCGGGCGTCGGGAGCGCGAACGGCATCAAGAGCTTCGTGCGGTTTGCCATGATCTTCCTCGTCGCAATCCTCGCTGCCTCGGTGCTCGAGATAGACGTGACCATCCTGATAGTCGTAACTATCATCGGCCTTGGCGGCGTCGCCCTGACCGCCGCCCTCGCCATCGGCCTGGGGCTTCGTGGTCTTTCGTCGAACATCGCCGCCGGACGGTATATCTCGGAGGGCATTGAGGAGGGAGACGAAATCCGCATCGGAGAACTCTCCGGCGTGGTCGAGGAGGTCGGACACGCCATGACAAAGCTGCGCGACGACAACGGAAGGCTCCACCTCGTCCCCAACTCTCACTTTCTTGAGAACGTGGTCGAGAAGGCCGAAGCTACGCCCTGA
- a CDS encoding anti-sigma factor family protein, with the protein MDAAEETLFAYASGELDGEEERAFEEMLLTSPELRREVERYEKLLVLLRAAAGEEVDVPENFASRVNRRVMLKAYLRAASGLFEGLLGAYGRAVLYYLR; encoded by the coding sequence GTGGACGCCGCCGAGGAGACGCTCTTCGCCTACGCGAGCGGCGAACTCGACGGGGAAGAAGAGCGGGCTTTCGAGGAGATGCTCCTGACCTCCCCCGAGCTCCGGCGCGAGGTCGAGCGCTACGAAAAGCTTCTCGTGCTGCTCCGGGCCGCCGCCGGGGAAGAGGTGGACGTGCCGGAGAACTTCGCCTCCAGGGTTAACCGTAGGGTAATGCTGAAGGCATATCTAAGGGCGGCGAGCGGGCTGTTCGAGGGGTTGCTCGGGGCGTACGGTCGAGCCGTGCTTTACTACCTGAGATAA